The sequence ATCCCGTTTTTCCGCGATAAATAGACGCATGATCTATCCTCCTACTTTTTGAGGGCGTTAAAAAACAGCGATCTGCTATTGAACGCCCCGATGGTTAAAACAGGTACAACCCTCTGCAATTGATCAAGATTGACCAACCCGAAGTAACGGCCATCAAAGCTGTTTTCGGAATGAGTGGACAGGGCCAGACATTTGCCGGAGGGAAGAACTGTTGGTTTCAGGAAAATTGGTAAA is a genomic window of Desulfovibrio sp. JC010 containing:
- a CDS encoding S26 family signal peptidase, coding for LPIFLKPTVLPSGKCLALSTHSENSFDGRYFGLVNLDQLQRVVPVLTIGAFNSRSLFFNALKK